A part of Gemmatimonas groenlandica genomic DNA contains:
- a CDS encoding 23S rRNA (pseudouridine(1915)-N(3))-methyltransferase RlmH: MRISLLVIGRPRDAGLADAIRDYETRAARYWPLDVVEVKEESGRGLTPKIVMDREADRMAERIPTDAQIVACDPGGESMDSSRFAGWLQDQREQARSVAFVIGGAHGLGESVRGRAARRLSLAPWTLPHEVARLVLSEQLYRAGTIIRGEPYHK, from the coding sequence ATGCGGATCTCGCTGCTGGTAATCGGCCGGCCCCGTGACGCGGGGCTGGCCGACGCCATTCGGGACTACGAAACGCGAGCGGCGCGCTACTGGCCGCTCGACGTCGTTGAGGTCAAAGAGGAATCCGGGCGGGGGCTGACGCCGAAGATCGTGATGGATCGGGAAGCCGATCGCATGGCCGAGCGCATCCCGACCGACGCGCAGATCGTCGCGTGCGATCCGGGAGGGGAATCGATGGACTCTTCCCGATTCGCCGGCTGGCTCCAGGACCAGCGGGAACAGGCGCGTAGTGTGGCCTTCGTGATCGGCGGTGCGCACGGTCTCGGCGAGTCCGTCCGCGGTCGCGCGGCCCGACGGTTATCGTTGGCTCCATGGACGTTGCCGCATGAGGTAGCGCGGCTGGTGCTCTCGGAGCAATTGTACCGGGCGGGCACCATCATTCGAGGCGAACCGTACCACAAGTGA
- a CDS encoding Glu/Leu/Phe/Val family dehydrogenase: MAIDLLRLPTDSIVRPDKDRFLNEENPFEAMMSRFDRAAELLDLEPGIYKILRNPEKQLIVSVPVQLDNGDVEVFTGYRVLYNTSRGPAKGGIRFDLKVTLEEVKALAAWMTWKCAVVNLPFGGAKGGVICDPLTMSVGELERVTRRYTKGIISLLGPDTDVPAPDVNTNERVMAWVMDTYSMHVGRTENAVVTGKPIEMGGSQGRREATGRGCMLVTREALDHLGLPMKGATVAVQGFGNVGSTAAKLMATEGCKIVGIGDRAGSFYNAKGIDVDAAIAYVQKHRSLEGFTGAELIDADTLLTLDVDVLVPAALENVITTKNAARIRAKVICEGANGPTTAAADPILDEKGIFVIPDILANAGGVTVSYFEWVQDRMGYFWSEADVNERLGGIMTRSFQDVLSLSKQHRVNMRTAAYMLSISRVATVHRLRGIYA; encoded by the coding sequence ATGGCTATCGACCTCCTCCGCCTGCCGACGGACAGTATCGTCCGCCCGGACAAGGACAGGTTCCTGAACGAAGAGAATCCGTTCGAAGCGATGATGTCTCGCTTCGACCGTGCCGCCGAGCTGCTCGATCTCGAGCCCGGCATCTACAAGATTCTTCGAAATCCTGAAAAGCAACTGATCGTTTCGGTACCCGTGCAGCTCGACAACGGGGACGTGGAAGTGTTTACCGGCTACCGCGTGCTGTACAACACCTCGCGTGGCCCCGCCAAGGGCGGTATCCGCTTCGACCTGAAGGTCACGCTCGAGGAGGTGAAGGCGCTCGCGGCGTGGATGACTTGGAAGTGCGCCGTGGTGAATCTGCCATTCGGTGGTGCCAAAGGCGGCGTGATCTGCGACCCGCTCACGATGAGCGTCGGTGAACTCGAGCGCGTGACGCGCCGCTACACCAAGGGCATCATCTCCCTGCTCGGCCCAGACACCGACGTCCCAGCGCCGGATGTGAACACGAACGAGCGCGTGATGGCGTGGGTGATGGACACCTACTCGATGCATGTGGGTCGCACCGAGAATGCCGTCGTGACTGGCAAGCCGATCGAAATGGGCGGCTCGCAGGGTCGCCGTGAAGCCACCGGTCGTGGCTGTATGCTCGTGACGCGCGAAGCGCTCGATCACCTCGGACTGCCTATGAAGGGAGCGACGGTGGCCGTGCAGGGCTTCGGCAACGTCGGCTCTACCGCTGCCAAGCTGATGGCGACCGAGGGCTGCAAGATCGTCGGCATCGGCGATCGGGCCGGCTCGTTCTACAACGCGAAAGGCATCGATGTCGACGCCGCCATCGCATATGTGCAGAAGCATCGCTCGCTGGAGGGCTTCACCGGCGCCGAGCTGATCGACGCGGATACGCTGCTCACCCTCGACGTGGACGTGTTGGTGCCGGCCGCGCTGGAAAACGTCATTACCACCAAGAACGCGGCCCGTATCCGCGCCAAGGTGATCTGCGAAGGCGCCAACGGTCCGACGACGGCCGCCGCCGATCCGATTCTCGACGAGAAGGGCATCTTCGTGATTCCGGACATTCTGGCCAACGCGGGCGGCGTGACGGTATCGTACTTCGAGTGGGTGCAGGATCGCATGGGCTATTTCTGGTCCGAGGCCGATGTGAACGAGCGTCTGGGCGGCATCATGACGCGAAGCTTCCAAGATGTCCTCTCGCTCTCGAAGCAGCATCGGGTGAACATGCGGACGGCCGCGTACATGTTGTCGATCAGCCGCGTGGCCACCGTGCATCGTCTACGTGGCATTTACGCGTGA
- the lpxA gene encoding acyl-ACP--UDP-N-acetylglucosamine O-acyltransferase, whose translation MTARIHPTALVDASAQLGEDVEVGPWAIIGPQCTIGNGTHVAARATLERNVRLGERVQIGIGAILGGDPQDLKYRGEETWVDIGDETSVREYATINRGTAHSVTTSVGRNCFLMSYVHLAHDCHIGDNVIISNGTQLAGHVTVEDKATISGLCAVHQFSRIGRHAFIGGCSRVAQDVPPFVRAVGNPIKLFGLNSVGLRRTGFDEDVVRELKRAYRFCFRSDLNLGQGVEKARAELSMLPDVQHFLDFIEASQRGVGF comes from the coding sequence ATGACTGCGCGTATTCATCCGACGGCACTCGTCGATGCGTCGGCGCAGCTCGGCGAGGATGTAGAGGTCGGACCGTGGGCGATCATCGGTCCGCAGTGCACCATCGGCAACGGCACGCACGTGGCCGCGCGCGCGACGCTCGAGCGCAACGTGCGGCTCGGTGAGCGCGTGCAGATCGGCATCGGCGCGATCCTCGGTGGTGACCCGCAGGATCTCAAGTATCGTGGTGAGGAGACGTGGGTCGACATCGGCGATGAGACGTCGGTGCGCGAGTACGCGACGATCAATCGCGGCACGGCCCACTCGGTCACCACGAGCGTCGGTCGCAACTGCTTCCTGATGAGCTACGTGCACCTGGCGCACGATTGTCATATCGGCGACAACGTGATCATCTCCAACGGCACGCAGCTGGCCGGTCACGTGACCGTCGAGGACAAGGCGACGATCTCCGGCCTGTGCGCGGTGCACCAGTTCTCGCGCATCGGCCGTCACGCGTTCATCGGCGGATGTTCACGCGTGGCGCAGGATGTGCCGCCATTCGTTCGTGCCGTGGGCAATCCGATCAAGCTGTTCGGACTGAATTCGGTGGGACTGCGCCGGACGGGTTTCGACGAGGACGTGGTCCGTGAGCTCAAGCGGGCCTATCGCTTCTGCTTCCGCTCCGATCTCAATCTCGGACAGGGTGTCGAGAAGGCGCGCGCCGAGCTGTCGATGCTCCCTGACGTACAGCACTTTCTCGATTTCATCGAAGCGAGCCAGCGAGGCGTTGGATTCTGA
- a CDS encoding tetraacyldisaccharide 4'-kinase, which produces MSRRSSGRAFVSYVWSADAIGARLVRTAVTPLSWVFGAIVARRNAKFDARVRNNAIAAAALPAMSVGNLTVGGTGKTPIASWFVARLKAGGASPALVLRGYGDDEWRVHGLLTPGVPVVVAPERAVGLVTARSKHCDCAVLDDAFQHRQVARVVDVVLVSADAWSERVRLLPSGPYREPLGSLKRASVAIITVKAAAAERVHAVREAIRAAAPGVPIAQVRLAPGTIRLAATIAGGNGGPRGLQHDLTWLRGRRLLLVSAIADPDAFRRQMEAAGAVVVRHAVYPDHHDFGAGDLTEIVAQADPSVEVLCTLKDAVKLVPLWPRAGAALWYVSQTVVVEQGAEILDQAIARVLAARRAITPTAG; this is translated from the coding sequence ATGAGCCGACGAAGCAGCGGGCGCGCCTTCGTGTCGTACGTCTGGAGTGCTGACGCGATTGGCGCGCGCCTCGTGCGCACCGCCGTGACGCCGCTCAGTTGGGTCTTCGGCGCGATCGTGGCGCGGCGCAATGCGAAGTTCGATGCCCGCGTGCGCAACAACGCGATCGCCGCCGCCGCGCTACCCGCGATGTCAGTGGGCAATCTTACCGTTGGTGGTACTGGCAAGACACCGATTGCCTCGTGGTTTGTCGCGCGCTTGAAGGCTGGTGGTGCATCGCCAGCATTGGTGCTGCGAGGCTACGGCGACGACGAGTGGCGCGTACACGGATTGCTGACGCCGGGCGTGCCGGTGGTGGTCGCGCCCGAGCGAGCCGTTGGGCTCGTGACGGCACGAAGCAAGCACTGCGATTGCGCCGTGCTGGACGATGCCTTTCAGCATCGTCAGGTGGCGCGCGTCGTGGACGTGGTGCTCGTGAGCGCCGATGCATGGAGCGAACGCGTTCGCCTCTTACCGAGCGGACCGTATCGCGAACCACTCGGGAGCCTGAAGCGCGCGTCCGTGGCGATCATTACGGTCAAGGCCGCCGCCGCGGAGCGCGTGCACGCCGTGCGGGAGGCGATTCGCGCGGCAGCACCGGGTGTACCGATCGCGCAGGTACGGTTGGCGCCGGGTACCATCCGCTTGGCCGCCACGATTGCCGGCGGGAACGGTGGCCCACGCGGCCTACAGCACGACCTGACGTGGCTTCGGGGACGAAGACTCTTGCTGGTCAGTGCGATCGCCGACCCCGACGCGTTTCGGCGTCAAATGGAGGCTGCAGGGGCCGTGGTCGTGCGTCACGCGGTGTATCCGGACCATCACGATTTCGGAGCCGGCGACCTTACGGAGATCGTGGCACAGGCAGATCCCTCAGTAGAGGTGCTCTGTACCCTCAAAGATGCCGTCAAACTGGTACCGCTCTGGCCTCGCGCCGGAGCCGCGCTTTGGTATGTTTCCCAGACTGTGGTGGTCGAGCAAGGCGCCGAGATACTGGATCAGGCTATAGCCCGAGTATTGGCGGCGCGCAGGGCCATCACTCCCACCGCCGGCTGA
- the lpxB gene encoding lipid-A-disaccharide synthase — protein sequence MREILFVVGEASGDLHAGKVAEALHAMSPDLKLVGIGGGHMRAAGVEIIEDVENLAVMGFAEVIRHIPKHYALLGRLRERIESGSVALVVLLDYPGFNLKVADVAKKAGVPVLYYITPQVWAWGAGRLPKLARVVSKAASILPFEEALLRRHGVDATFVGHPLLDRAQSLPTQSAARAALGLPTDGPILAVFPGSRRAELARHLKPFMDTATLLQSRIPGLHVVVSVAPTVQISAADCPFPRVHGASFNVLRAATAGLLKSGTTTLEAAVAGLPHVIGYRTSAITYAIARRVVKIPHIGLVNVVAHREVSREFVQDAFEPSRVADALMPLLDVHSAIRAEAEAGLSEVRGMLGTPGASERVANMIRELVDARPA from the coding sequence GTGCGTGAGATTCTGTTCGTCGTCGGCGAGGCGTCCGGCGATTTGCACGCGGGAAAGGTGGCGGAAGCTCTACACGCCATGTCGCCTGATCTAAAGCTGGTTGGTATCGGCGGCGGTCACATGCGCGCTGCCGGTGTCGAGATCATCGAGGATGTCGAGAATCTGGCGGTGATGGGGTTTGCCGAGGTCATTCGACACATCCCCAAGCACTACGCCTTGCTCGGCCGATTGCGTGAGCGCATCGAGAGTGGAAGCGTCGCGCTGGTAGTGTTGCTCGACTATCCCGGCTTCAATCTCAAGGTTGCTGACGTCGCGAAGAAAGCCGGGGTGCCGGTGCTGTACTACATCACACCGCAGGTGTGGGCGTGGGGAGCCGGCCGCTTGCCGAAGCTGGCGCGAGTGGTCAGCAAGGCGGCGTCGATCCTCCCGTTTGAAGAGGCGCTGCTGCGCCGGCATGGCGTGGATGCGACGTTTGTGGGTCATCCGCTGCTCGATCGCGCCCAGTCGTTGCCGACGCAGTCCGCCGCGCGCGCGGCACTGGGACTTCCCACCGATGGACCGATCCTCGCGGTGTTTCCCGGGTCTCGTCGTGCAGAGCTGGCACGCCACCTGAAGCCGTTCATGGACACGGCCACGCTATTGCAGTCGCGCATTCCGGGCCTGCATGTGGTCGTGAGCGTAGCGCCGACGGTGCAGATCAGCGCAGCGGATTGTCCGTTCCCACGCGTGCATGGCGCGTCGTTCAATGTGCTGCGCGCCGCGACCGCTGGTCTCTTGAAGAGCGGGACCACCACGCTCGAGGCGGCGGTGGCGGGACTCCCGCATGTGATCGGCTATCGCACCAGTGCGATCACTTATGCCATCGCGCGTCGCGTCGTGAAGATTCCGCACATCGGACTCGTGAATGTGGTCGCGCACCGCGAAGTGTCCCGAGAGTTCGTGCAGGACGCGTTCGAGCCGAGTCGGGTGGCTGATGCGCTCATGCCGTTGCTCGACGTGCACAGTGCGATACGTGCGGAAGCGGAGGCCGGACTGAGCGAAGTGCGCGGCATGCTGGGCACGCCCGGCGCGTCCGAGCGCGTGGCGAACATGATTCGCGAGCTCGTCGACGCCAGGCCGGCCTGA
- the bshC gene encoding bacillithiol biosynthesis protein BshC — MTVREPVPMSVDGVIIRTAPLGGSTLSQAVQRGDVGAEWYSHRPSSPEAWRAHALQVRASLDGFDWLTTLAPAFAATGAAADRLAQAAARGVVVTTGQQPGLFGGPAYTWSKALSALSLADELSAAIDMPVAPVFWAATDDADWMEAAVTHVATARGLQSLSLAGQPTEGVAMADVPLGDLTAARAALASACGSAAQASVLDAVDAAYVPHATVGAAYAQLLRSLLEPLGIAVLDASHPAFRVASDRFLRHALTAAGAVSEALSARTQAIVTAGYAPQVDVIDGLSLVFHTGLVSSGEGVQRVRVRVPVAEAATVAREAEPGTLGANVLLRPVLERSLLPTLTYLAGPGELAYFAQVSPIASALGAPAPVASPRWAGEVVDGDAYRALDRLGLSETVLRDPHAAEQQVAQRLLDDGISDTLERLRVAIDAQLRALRDSVDGAGSPVSHDVIAGLSRDLTHRIDTFEHRVLGGVKRNEVEAMRELAYVRASLRPMGKSPERVLNLLPYLARFGVGLLLRLRDASQAHAQSLVHGTRGES, encoded by the coding sequence GTGACTGTCCGTGAACCAGTTCCGATGTCGGTAGACGGCGTGATCATTCGCACGGCCCCGCTGGGCGGCAGCACGCTCTCTCAGGCGGTGCAGCGCGGCGATGTCGGTGCGGAGTGGTATTCCCATCGGCCCAGTTCGCCGGAAGCGTGGCGCGCGCATGCGCTGCAGGTGCGTGCCTCACTCGACGGCTTCGACTGGCTTACGACGCTCGCCCCGGCCTTCGCGGCCACGGGAGCCGCCGCCGACCGGCTGGCGCAGGCCGCTGCTCGTGGCGTGGTCGTTACCACCGGGCAGCAGCCCGGCCTGTTCGGCGGGCCGGCATATACATGGAGCAAGGCGCTGAGTGCGCTGTCGTTGGCGGACGAATTGTCGGCGGCGATCGATATGCCCGTGGCACCCGTGTTCTGGGCAGCGACCGATGACGCCGATTGGATGGAGGCCGCCGTCACCCATGTCGCCACCGCGCGCGGTCTTCAATCGCTGTCGCTCGCGGGGCAACCGACGGAAGGCGTCGCGATGGCCGACGTACCGCTCGGCGACCTGACGGCTGCCAGAGCTGCGCTTGCGAGCGCCTGTGGCTCGGCTGCGCAGGCGAGCGTGCTGGATGCCGTCGATGCGGCGTATGTGCCGCACGCTACCGTCGGCGCCGCGTACGCGCAGCTGCTACGGTCACTGCTCGAGCCGCTCGGTATCGCGGTCCTCGATGCGTCGCATCCGGCGTTTCGCGTGGCGTCGGATCGCTTCCTCCGTCATGCGCTCACGGCTGCCGGGGCGGTCTCGGAGGCGTTATCAGCCCGCACGCAGGCGATCGTGACCGCTGGCTATGCGCCGCAAGTCGATGTCATCGACGGCCTGTCCTTGGTGTTTCACACAGGCTTGGTGTCGAGCGGCGAAGGCGTGCAACGCGTGCGGGTGCGCGTGCCCGTCGCAGAGGCTGCCACCGTTGCCCGTGAAGCAGAACCCGGTACGCTCGGCGCGAACGTGCTCTTGCGTCCGGTGTTGGAGCGCTCGCTGCTCCCCACACTGACGTATCTCGCGGGACCGGGTGAGCTGGCGTACTTCGCACAGGTGTCACCGATCGCGTCAGCGCTTGGCGCACCGGCGCCGGTCGCGTCGCCCCGTTGGGCGGGCGAGGTCGTCGACGGCGACGCCTATCGTGCCCTCGATCGGCTTGGATTGTCCGAGACCGTGCTTCGGGATCCGCACGCCGCCGAACAGCAGGTCGCACAGCGTCTGCTCGACGACGGAATCAGCGACACGCTCGAGCGGCTCCGCGTGGCCATCGATGCGCAGCTCCGCGCCTTGCGTGACAGTGTCGACGGTGCTGGCTCGCCGGTCAGCCACGACGTCATTGCCGGACTGTCGCGCGATCTCACGCACCGAATCGACACGTTCGAACACCGCGTGCTGGGCGGCGTGAAGCGCAACGAAGTCGAAGCGATGCGCGAGCTCGCCTACGTGAGGGCGTCGCTTCGTCCGATGGGGAAGTCTCCCGAGCGCGTGCTCAACCTGCTGCCCTACCTTGCGCGATTCGGTGTCGGTCTGTTGCTCCGCCTTCGCGACGCTTCGCAAGCGCACGCGCAGTCGCTCGTGCATGGAACACGCGGCGAATCATGA
- a CDS encoding Gfo/Idh/MocA family protein, protein MTPESRAFSKSDAPRVGVVGAGGLGVHHVRILRDLCGDRFAGFVDENPGRAAEVATQHGVRVYPSLSAMLDDVDAVSIVVPTTAHHAVASAALDRGKHVFVEKPFTVTLAEADDLLVRARAAGVLLQVGHVERFNRAVRAAMPFVDGPRFIESDRLAPFNPRGSDVAVVLDLMIHDLDLVHTLVGLRVSDVQAMGMPVLTPQIDIANARLTFANGAVANITASRVSRERLRKLRIFQRSGYISLDLAAGTGEFFRLRGDFDPMLLARAPRALEEFVERVPLDAPDGEPLVLELSQFLGAIAGRNPVAVTGEEGREALEAALRIVTAIEAAQQVMRASDESARA, encoded by the coding sequence ATGACTCCGGAGTCGCGCGCCTTCTCGAAGAGCGACGCGCCGCGCGTCGGTGTAGTTGGCGCCGGTGGTTTGGGCGTGCACCATGTGCGCATTCTTCGCGATCTGTGCGGCGATCGGTTCGCTGGATTTGTCGATGAGAATCCAGGACGTGCGGCCGAAGTGGCCACGCAGCATGGCGTGCGCGTGTATCCGTCGTTGTCGGCGATGCTCGACGATGTCGATGCGGTATCGATCGTCGTGCCCACCACGGCGCATCATGCCGTGGCGTCGGCGGCGCTCGATCGCGGCAAGCACGTCTTCGTCGAGAAGCCGTTCACCGTCACGCTCGCGGAAGCGGATGATCTGCTGGTGCGGGCGCGAGCAGCTGGCGTGTTGCTGCAGGTCGGCCACGTGGAGCGGTTCAATCGCGCGGTGCGCGCGGCGATGCCGTTTGTCGACGGGCCGCGATTCATCGAGAGTGACCGCCTCGCGCCGTTCAATCCACGCGGGTCTGATGTGGCCGTCGTGCTCGACCTGATGATCCACGACCTCGACCTCGTGCACACGCTCGTGGGGCTTCGCGTCTCCGATGTTCAGGCCATGGGCATGCCGGTGCTCACGCCGCAGATCGACATTGCCAACGCGCGTCTCACCTTCGCGAACGGTGCCGTGGCGAACATCACGGCGAGCCGCGTGTCCCGTGAGCGGTTGCGGAAGCTCCGTATTTTCCAGCGCAGTGGGTACATCTCGCTGGATCTCGCGGCGGGTACTGGCGAGTTCTTTCGATTGCGCGGGGATTTCGATCCGATGCTCCTCGCTCGCGCGCCACGTGCGCTCGAGGAGTTTGTGGAGCGGGTGCCTCTCGATGCACCGGATGGTGAGCCGCTGGTGCTCGAGCTGTCGCAGTTCCTCGGTGCCATTGCGGGCCGCAATCCCGTGGCCGTCACGGGCGAGGAGGGACGTGAAGCCCTCGAGGCAGCCCTCCGCATCGTGACGGCGATCGAAGCGGCGCAGCAAGTCATGCGTGCCTCCGACGAGTCAGCGCGTGCGTGA
- the murJ gene encoding murein biosynthesis integral membrane protein MurJ translates to MSDAGGGRSAFVVGAGILISRVVGLLRNTAFAYYFGSGAASDAYNAAFKIPNAVRNLLGEGTLSASFVPVYSRMLVRDDPRAAKALANAVLGLLLVAVSLLTLAGIAAAPILTTVLAPGFDSATQVLTTRLTRVLFPMTGLMVLSGWCLGIQNSHRRFFWSYASAALWSIAQIALLLVGGKRAPDAMTLAYWLAWATLGGAVLQIAAQLPEVLRLVGSIRPTLDRSAEGVMQTLRNILPVVTALGVVQISSFIDLQIASFLPRGAATNMSYANTLAMLPVSLFGVSVAAAALPEFARDSGTLAHEALLDRLRGGWQRILFYIVPSAVVFITLGDYCVGILYRAGRFGAAEQQSVHWVLAAYAVGLVSFGSVKLLGSAYYALQDYRTPLRASIASIVVSAAVSIGIAVPMRSLPMAAAGIALGSAMGSYVNLAILSRGLRQRLGTLYTPAMWQGTRRIVFASLTAGLLSALLRLAQERWFPGVHPRLVGLPVLAGFGATYLVVAWMMGSAEAARWLRLPVRKARA, encoded by the coding sequence ATGAGTGACGCCGGGGGCGGACGCTCCGCGTTCGTCGTTGGTGCGGGCATCCTGATCAGTCGCGTCGTCGGGCTCCTGCGGAATACCGCATTCGCGTACTACTTCGGATCAGGCGCGGCCTCTGACGCGTACAACGCGGCGTTCAAGATCCCGAATGCCGTGCGGAACCTGCTGGGTGAGGGCACGTTGTCCGCGTCGTTCGTCCCGGTGTACAGCCGAATGCTCGTGCGCGACGACCCTCGGGCGGCCAAGGCGCTGGCGAACGCCGTTCTCGGCTTACTCCTCGTGGCCGTGTCGCTGCTGACGCTGGCCGGTATCGCGGCGGCCCCGATCCTGACCACCGTGCTCGCGCCCGGCTTCGATTCTGCGACACAGGTGCTGACCACGCGCCTTACGCGCGTGCTCTTTCCGATGACCGGCTTGATGGTGCTGAGCGGCTGGTGCCTCGGCATTCAGAACTCGCACCGGCGGTTCTTCTGGTCGTACGCCAGTGCGGCGCTCTGGTCGATTGCCCAGATCGCGCTATTGCTGGTCGGGGGCAAGCGCGCCCCGGATGCGATGACACTCGCCTATTGGTTGGCGTGGGCCACGCTCGGTGGCGCGGTCCTGCAGATCGCCGCGCAGTTGCCCGAGGTGCTCCGTCTTGTCGGATCGATCCGTCCAACGTTGGATCGTTCGGCCGAAGGCGTGATGCAGACGCTCCGTAATATTCTGCCGGTCGTGACAGCGCTTGGCGTTGTGCAGATTTCGTCATTCATCGACCTGCAGATTGCCTCATTTCTGCCGCGTGGCGCCGCCACCAACATGTCGTACGCGAACACCCTGGCCATGTTGCCGGTGTCGCTCTTTGGTGTGTCGGTTGCCGCGGCGGCGTTGCCGGAGTTCGCTCGTGACAGTGGAACGCTCGCGCATGAGGCGCTACTCGATCGCCTCCGTGGTGGGTGGCAGCGCATTCTGTTCTACATCGTTCCAAGCGCGGTCGTGTTCATTACGCTTGGCGACTACTGCGTCGGAATCCTCTATCGCGCCGGGCGGTTCGGCGCGGCCGAACAGCAGTCGGTGCATTGGGTACTCGCCGCGTACGCCGTCGGACTCGTGAGCTTCGGATCCGTGAAGCTGCTCGGATCGGCATACTACGCGCTGCAGGACTACCGTACGCCACTGCGTGCGTCGATCGCGAGCATCGTGGTGTCGGCTGCCGTGTCGATCGGCATCGCGGTCCCGATGCGTTCACTGCCCATGGCCGCCGCGGGTATCGCGCTTGGCTCGGCGATGGGATCGTACGTCAACTTGGCGATCCTGTCGCGTGGTCTACGACAGCGACTCGGTACGCTCTACACACCCGCTATGTGGCAGGGGACGCGTCGGATCGTGTTCGCCTCGTTGACGGCTGGCCTTCTGTCGGCGCTGCTCCGCCTGGCTCAGGAGCGTTGGTTCCCCGGCGTGCATCCGCGGTTGGTTGGCCTGCCCGTGCTCGCGGGATTCGGCGCGACGTATCTGGTGGTCGCCTGGATGATGGGCTCCGCTGAAGCGGCGCGTTGGCTTCGCCTTCCTGTGCGTAAGGCACGCGCATGA
- a CDS encoding lysophospholipid acyltransferase family protein has translation MSAQTERNVPEREPAAPRTSAAAFDWRTRLAITIGTWVLYALGATWRVKVHGRQALLDRTPESSRVVLTLWHGQMLPILWAHRQPTGVMISEHKDGEIIARIVGTFGFFGVRGSSSRGGTRALLEAVQVLKRGADMAITPDGPRGPRHSFAPGALVLAHRAGAPVVSLVAHVDRKWKLRSWDAFEIPKPFARVTIEYGEPVMLDDADVRAVAARTDEFAQRMRDAVARVEMLAATATNI, from the coding sequence ATGAGTGCGCAGACGGAGCGAAACGTGCCGGAGCGCGAGCCGGCCGCTCCACGTACGTCGGCGGCCGCCTTCGACTGGCGGACACGCCTCGCGATCACTATCGGCACGTGGGTGCTGTACGCACTCGGCGCGACGTGGCGTGTGAAGGTGCACGGGCGGCAGGCACTGCTCGATCGCACGCCGGAGAGTTCGCGCGTGGTCTTGACGCTCTGGCACGGACAGATGCTGCCGATCCTGTGGGCGCATCGGCAGCCCACGGGCGTGATGATCAGTGAGCACAAAGATGGCGAGATCATCGCGCGCATCGTGGGAACATTTGGTTTCTTCGGCGTCCGCGGATCCTCGTCACGCGGCGGCACGCGGGCGTTGCTCGAAGCGGTGCAGGTACTCAAGCGTGGTGCCGACATGGCGATCACGCCCGATGGCCCACGAGGACCGCGGCACAGCTTCGCCCCGGGTGCACTGGTGCTCGCGCATCGCGCGGGAGCGCCGGTGGTGTCGCTCGTCGCGCATGTCGATCGGAAGTGGAAGTTGCGGAGCTGGGATGCGTTCGAGATTCCGAAGCCATTTGCGCGCGTGACGATCGAGTACGGAGAGCCGGTGATGCTGGACGACGCAGACGTGCGTGCCGTCGCGGCGCGAACCGACGAGTTCGCGCAGCGGATGCGCGACGCGGTTGCGCGCGTGGAAATGCTGGCCGCCACCGCGACAAACATCTGA